The Setaria viridis chromosome 9, Setaria_viridis_v4.0, whole genome shotgun sequence sequence TTTTTTTCCCATAACAATAAAAATTGAGTTCACAGAATGACAGGTGCACGCTCATAATAAGTAAGATGAATTGGTAGTGGTTACCTGATTGAGCTCCTTCCTTTTCCATGACAAGGTTCGTCAGGGACAGTATCCTGATTCTCCAACAAAGCCTCCATTTCTCTCTGACAAAGGATGACAACCAGTTCAGCCATACTGCCACTAACTACAATTCACGCAAAGTGAAATTTCAGCTCAACCCCTCCTATTTCTATAGATAACAAAATATCAATCCACGTTTCCTAAATTGTAAGATGTTAGTTAATATATACTTTGTCCAAATGCTCTGCAAttcttttaggaaaaaaatacaGTTCCAGTAGTCCATACTTCCTACCTTAGCTACATGccaatttttagaaaatataagcATAGGGCTCAGCTGATGTAGACAGATAATATCACATCTCTATTTAAATAAAACAAGTGTTACTATGCATATTTACATTATTGCAAtgcaaaataaataattttGCTACATAACAACAATTCACTAAttcataaataaaatattttatcAGCATTGCCACAAGAACAATACTTGAAAGACTCACCGAAAGTTGCTCAGCTTCTTCATTCTTGCCTTTCAGTCGGAGCTGCAGAATCTTTGCAGCCAACTGGTTTGCATTTAGTTTCTGAGTGCCCATTAATGGTGCTTTCTCTGAGCTCTCCTTAAAATGCTTCTGTTCTCTGTCCCTCTGCTCATCAGCACAAGCACCAGCAGTTGAATCATTTTTGTTCTTGTTAAGATCACTAATCTTTTCCATAAAGCTTCCATCATCAGAGAACTTATTTAAGCTTGCTACTGCTGAAGAGATGAGTTCCTGATCCTCTGAAGATATATTGTGTCTTCTCCTTTTCCATGGTACAAAATCCGGCTTGGGTTTTCTCATGGAATGATGCTGAGAAGAAACATCGCGTAGATACTCACGCCTGCCACTATCACCAGCTTGACGACCCTCTGGATTTCCTTTGGCACGCTCTTCTGAGTTGTCAGCATTTCCAGATTTTCTGCCTCTAATGGCATGCAAGTGAGCATGCGAATGGGCAGctctagatgatgatgatgatactgACACAGCTAAGTTGCCTAACGAGCCCCATCTCTCTTCAACAACCTATACGGTCCAATAGTCACAAAAGTTAGTGGCAAATGAAGTACCTGAAATCAGTTCCTACAAACAACATGTGGTTATGTGCTTACCTCGTCGAGCTTTCGTCCTTCACGAGCAGCTTGCTCCTTCGCACGCTTCAAAGCCTTAAGCCTCCAACTAGCACCGCCATCACCCACAACAGAGGACGCAAGCAACTGATTGCCTGCATTTGGTGGGGTAGATTCTTCTGGGTATCCAGGTCCGTTATCTTTCAGATATGGATTAAGTTCCTTAGGGTTTGGCCTGGCAATCTATCAATAATCAAACAGAAGGCGGGTTACTACGGATTGTTGACAATCAACACAAGCACtcaatggcataggtgggttgGTACGACTTGTCGATAATCAACACAAGTACTCATGGCACACAACATGTAACTATGTAAGAAGGTTCATCCTCATTACCTCTTCATGTGCAGCCTCATCCTTCTCATCATTATCAGCCTTACGAACGCTGCTGCCCTCAGTTCGGCTGCTGCTTGCCGACTTGAGCATCCATTCAAGCCCCATCTCCCTCCTGACCACTTCGCTTGCCCTCAACCCCTCACCACCAgtatcctcctcctcatcctcatcatcgccACTCTGCTTCCCCTTGCCCCTTGCTGTAACGAGTAGCAAATCCTCATGGTCAGACATCGAGCTTGTCAAAAATTCGAACAGAATAACAAATTATGGCCAAATCAGCAAGTGTTTACCTCTCCCCCTGTCAGATTCGCTGGATTCGGAGTCGTCGTCAGAGAAGTTGTGGCGCCGCTTCCGGTGCTTCCCCCGGCGCTTGCTCCGgctgacctcctcctcctcctcctcgccgatggAATCGTCGGTGTCCGACCCCGACTCCTCTTCCGAACTGTAccttcggcgccgccggctcctccgccTGTCTTTCTTCTTGTCCCGCTCCCTTTTACTCCGCTTCTCCCGCCTCTTGCCGTCGGAGGAGTCGGAATCGGAGCCGCCCTTCCGGCCGGAAACGATCTGCTCGCGCGGGACGAGCTTAACTCCGGAGAGCATGGCGACGGCCGGCGCGAGAGTTTCGACTTCGGCCCCGTTTGGGACCGCGGTGACCACGCGGTGCGGCGGGGTACCGCAAGAAATCCCGCCGAACGGGTTGCGGTGGCCGCGCGGTCCTTCCCCGCGagcctccctccgccgccgcaactTGCCTGGGAACAAAACGCGGTCGAGCCCCCGCGGTACGAAAAATCGTTTGAGCTTTTCCACCGAtaccctctctccctcccgttcctctctctccctctctctctctctctctcgctctctctctctctctctctggcgcTAGGatttggcgccgccgccctctccgaGGTCCAAGGCCCCTCCCACCGCCAGATCCAGTGCCTGCGGAGGCTGTGGGACGCTCGCGAGGCGGTGCGGCGCGGCAGGCGGTCGGGGGGCGGTGCGGCCAGTTCGCGGGGCAACCGAccggaggagagaagaaagagggcggcggcgggtctggTGCTGCGGGCTTGGTAGGCCTCGGTAGTAATCTGGGCCGAGCTGATTCCGCCTATCGGCCCATGCGACTCCCGCTAGCCTCCGCCAGCTTCGATCCTGCCGCTCGTTCTCGATCTGACGGCCTCCGTGATCTCCAGGGGGGACGGTAGATGAAATACCGACCACACCCCTGGTCGGTAACGAAGCCGCGACCACCAGctccccgtcgtcgccgcgaTCACAGGcttcccgccgccgtcgccgactgCTGAGCGTCTCTGCGGTGATAGAACCCCGTCCTACCGCCGCGCGCACATCAGGATCCTTCGATCTACGCTCCTAGAGCAGCTCCGGCTGGCATTGCCGCCGCGAGCAGCATGTGGACAGGACATGGCGTCGATGGatcgccgcgccggcgcgttcTCACCCACAGGTAACATCGCCGTCACACCAAACAAGAAGATTCAGTTGGCAAGGAACATCACGTTTTTGGAGCACGAGTTcttgagaagaagaagaagaagaagaaggtgaagtGCTATCAAAGGGCAAAACAAGACATCAATCACGGATACACTTGAAACGCACGGGCATTCTACTAATTATACTCAAGCTTCACAAACTCGATCTCACCCTTGCCTTGTTTCATGCCAGTAAACCGGACAAGGCTCTCCTGGTAAAGCACGAGGCGCAGAGAATCGTTTGGCGAGTCGCCGCCCCCGGCGATGGAGGCCACCGTCCGGAGAGTGCCGGAGTCCGGGTCGTAGACATGGGCCTCCCGCGCCGTGGTGGCGAGGAGGAGCCTCCTCTTATTGCCTCCCTGGGACTGGGAGCCCTCGTCACCGTCGAGGTACCTGAGCaggacgacgagccacggcgtCGTCAGCCGCTCGGCCATGCGCCCCGGCGTCCGGTCGATGCGGTAGTCCAGCGACCAGCTGATCCCCATCTCGTAGTCCTCCAACTTCCAGATCTACCCGAGCCGCTGACTCACCCTAAGGCGGCAAGGGACCTCGAACAGCAAGCCGCCCACGTCGCTGTGGTGGCGGACGTCGCGCATCATGCACAAGCGTCCGTCGAGCTCTGCCAGCGTTTTCCCAACCGGTACGGCCACTTCCTCGCCGCTCTCCGAGCTCACGCCACGGTTCCACCAGAGCTGGATCTCGTGCTGTTGGTCCCCGTTGAAGTAGTACGGGACGAGGTCGGCCGTCGAGAAAGACGGCTGAGCGACACGCCGGAAGGTCTCGTCGGCGAGCGAGAAAGAGAGTATGCCGTGGGGCTTGAAAAGGTACCGTGTCCTGAAAATCCAGTGAATGCGCCCGTCCGCGAACACCGGCTAAGCATATGGGTCGATGATGTCGTCGTCGATGATGTCGACCTGCAGCGAatgggcggccgccggcgccttcCAGCCTTGGGCGTCGCCGACGGTGAGCAGCCTGGCGTGCAGTTTGCCCGACTAGATGCGCACCTTCACCACCTTAAACTCTCGAGCCGACGCGTGGAAGCCGATGCCAGCAGTGCAACCCTTTTGGTGTGACGGCGGGAGATGCAGGATGTCACCTGTGGTGTGGTTGCAAACGTAGTAGGCCGCGTCGCACGGCGTCTCGACGAGGACGAGGCCGAAGCAGGTCTTGGAGCCGATGACACTCGGGCAGTCATTGCAATTGATGATCATCTCCGCAGGCCGCCGGCTCCCGCTTGTAATTACTTGCAAGTAGGCAATGTGCGCAGGTGCCGACTGGAGGCTGGAGCAAGGCGAgcttggcggcggcgagagcgtgGTGCCTCTCCTGGAAGGCACGCGACGAGATCTCGGCGTCCCAGGAGCGGCAAGCGCAGCGGAGCCTCGCGAGAGACGTCGCCGGCAGGCACACGAGCACCTCCGCGACGAGGTGGTCGGGCAGCGTGACGCCACACGGCGCGGGCTCGgccgccttcctcttcttggttGCTCGCTGCCCCGTCGCTGTCGCCATCGCCATCACAGGGCCAAAGGAGCCGATCGATCGACGATCGAGGACACAAAGACGAATTCGACGTGGGGCTCTGAAATAAACAATAAGCTTTTTGGCTCTATATTTATATCCGGGTTGCCCAAATTCCAATCCACTTTTTTCTTTTGGGCTCTAACAGAGTGCTAAAATGCAACAAGAATTAGTAAAGACTTTGGCCCCCCGTGTCGTCCCCGCGTGAGCGACTCGGGCGGCCCTGAAACGCGAGCCGCCGCACCTCCGCCGGCGCCTTCTCCCGCCGCACCGCTGCCAGAGAGGGCCGCAGGAAGCCTGTGCGGTTCTCGATGAGGGCAGCGGTGGGGCCATTCTCCTCCACTCCGGCTGATctgggcgggcgcggccgccaaAGCCACCGGCGGTGGCTCACCGGCGTGGGCGGCGTCCCGCGGTGCTGGAGCTCATCGGGCCTCGGATCCGGTGGCTGTGCGAGGCGGCGGGGCCCTTGCCGCCTGCGGCGTTCCACGTGGACGTCGCGGCCGCCGATGCCATGGCTGGCTTGCCGCGGTCCGTCATGGAGCCGGCTCTGCGGACCATGCGGCGGCAGGGTCCAGGTGGAGGTGAGCGGCGCAGGACGCGACTCCCCTCGCAAGCGGCGTGGGGCTGCGGCTTGCCTCGCGTGGACGGGCAGCGCGGGGCCGCGGCGCTCCTCGCTGGTGGCGGGCCAGTGCTGGGCCGCGGCTCGCCTTGCGGGGGCCGACTGGCTTAGGGTTAGCGCGCCTCGCGAGCGGCCTGGGTTGCGCGGAGGCCGTGAGCGGCccgtgcggtggcggcggcggccggctccgGCGGGCTGTGCGGGCCTCCGGTGCCCCCACGGTCGAATCCGGTAGgcctcgggctggaggaggcgcGCAGCAGGAGCGCGCCAACCAAGCTGAGCGGCGGCCCGAGGAGCTGGCCACGGATGAGACCCCGGCAGATCTGGGCGGGGGATGCTGCGGCGACAGTGGCCGCGACTGGAGATGGCGGATGGTGCGCCAGGGCGCCGGCGGCTATGTGCGGGTGTGGAGACGGAGGCGCGCGGCCACAGCGACGGATGGCCGTGCGCGGGTGCCAAGGAGTGTAACATCCCGGGTGTTGAAATCGTAACTAAACTTGATCACCGTCAAATATGAGCATCATGGCACTGTTTTGGTTAAAACCTTTTATTTGTAGTTATCGTTTAAAGTCAACTTTGTAAAGCAACTCAAGTTTTTTGCAGTACAACTGTATCTTCTGTTAAGTTCTTCAAATACTAGGTATGAAATGATGAATTCATAGAATTTTTCCTAATTTTTGGGTGATGTTTGCTAGTGATAAAAATGCAGCAAAGTTTCAATTTTAACTGTTTTACTTCTCAAATTCTGGACAATCTGTTTTAGCTTTGGAGTGGGTTCAAGCTCCTTTGTGTTATTTGTGATTTTATTGTTCCAATGGGTATTTTTggaggattttttttatcagtAGTAGCTTCCTCTTTTGGAGGAGTAAAGATCTTTCAAGAAAAAAATCGCGGGTCCACTTGCCactctctccttcttcctccctcctcccatccCTCTAATTCCCTGTCGTGGGAGACACAGCAGGGTaggagcacgccgccgcctgcgtcaTACCCCGCGCGGCTCTGCGTGGTCAACCTGCAGCAAGCTCCATCAACCCGCGCATGCCCATACAACCGTCGTCCCGTCGCCAACAACTCCACCGCGCCCATGCCGCTGACACCTTTGCCACGCCGGCGCTCGCCTTTGCCGCGCCTAGCCTCACCCTGTCGCACCTGTGCCGCCCCTGTCGCGCCTGACGCATTGGTTGCCAGAGCCTTACCGAAGACCGACAATCGCACCTCGGTGTTATCTCCTTTCCACCCAGCCGGTCtcaccttcctcttcctctcactTCGACCCCATGGCCAAGGACCCAAGCAAACCGAGCCGAGCAAACCACCCCTGTCTGCCGGCCAAATTCGCCCACCAACCTCCGCCATTCTCAAATCCCCACCGCCCACCACTCCTACACCTCCCCAGCTCCATCCCCACCACCTCTTGCTTGCCGCCATGGCCCAAATCACTGGGAACTAAAGCTCCAATGCAACCATTGCCGCCACCCACCCGAGCTCCACCCCACCGTCGAACTCTCACTTCCCGACCTCCTCTACTCCCACAAACCACCAAAACTGAACCTCAGTGAGCCCCTGACCATGAAGCTCTCGCCTATTCACCTCCTTAGGCCAGTTGCCGCACTCATTCGCGAGCTTGCCCCCCCCCAACAAAGTAGAGCTAGGGTTTGAGTTTTGAGTCAAAAACTAGGGGAGCGGGTGCACCTAGATGTAGGGAGGCTCGCAGGCTAGTCACCGGGGAGGGGCGCTGCCGCCTTGCACTGGGCTCTGTCTCGAGGTAGAAGAAGGCCGAGGGTCGAGTTGCGAAAGAATAGAAAGTCCAGGAGGTTACGAGTAAAAGTTCTAGGTAAGTGTGAGGTGGAAGTTTGTTAAGGGGCTTAAGTGAAAGATTCAGGGACTGGTTCGTAAAAGGAAGGGtggatctgttggaaaaagttATTTCAGAGGGATCTCTCGCAAAGGCGTTTTTCCTTTTTCGGGTTTAATTTTTGTTGAAATggttgaaactttgaaaatccGTATAAAAtcataggaaaataataaaatgcaaaataaattttgttaggtTCCTGATGCTCTTATCTacctagtaaaaatacttgttcttgtgAAATAGATGTTTCCGTTGCTTatcaaaatgcatgttgttcAATCTCCTTATTGTGGAATAAATAGTTCTTGTGCTCACAAAATCCTGATAAATTCATAGTAGTATATGATAGTGTTGAAAGCTATTTTATAAAGTTTGTAGCACTAAActgatgatagaactctagttataaatcattcttcataTCTGCAGTGTAaccatgtttgatttttagtaaattctgtaGTAACCAAATCCATCTTAAATTTTTGTAGTAGATTTATTGTGTAGGGAGAAAGCTCCTGTAAATCATTCATGTTCATAGACCAACAGATGCTTCctgaacatttattcatgttgaaagCTAGTTTATTTATTAAAGATAATTGCTACTAGGATTTCTAGGCCCACAAATGAGTATTTATGCTCTTCATGAGTAGCACGATCATCCCTGAAAAATTTGCTAATAGAATCTTTATGGTTGCTTGTATGTGTCATTTATTTGGCATCTGGTATGTTATTGCTATAGTTCACTCACAAACATGTTTTACCTAGATCTGTTGCCATCATGACATGCTTAATCACTTCTTCAGGACATGGTATTCATGCCATGTTGCAACCAAAGTTACTAAAATAATATTGGCTTAGTTTGATAATGGCATGTCACAGATGAAAACTCTAGTAACACCAACCATGTTTCCTTGTGTAGATAATGTTACACTAGTATGCTCTTCCATGGTCTTTAATTGTTGTATGATTGAGTTGTTGCACAAAACTTGAAATTGCTTTGTCGTGTTTACAATTTATTCACTCACTTGCATTGCATCATGGCATACATGTGGATTCCGTAGCTGAGGACGTGGTATACCAGATCGTGGGTGAACAAGAAGATAGGATCAACAGCAGAAGCCCGAAGACCTAGCCCAAGGTCGGAAGGGCCCGAGGCCTAGTTGACTCTAACTCTACCATttggaaggcaagccctggagcataacccctaatttcaaaactatgcaattatctTAAATACGTACTTACTTTTTTGCATTAAGTtactaggagttgaatgaaatcTTAGTTCCATGATCCCTAGGACTCCTAGGTTTAAAATAATAGTATGTGTAGGTCGATAGAAAtgccatgcttaattaagaacGGTAGAAgttgagtgattgcctgtcgctCGCGAGACATAGGACCTTAATTAAGGCAAGTTACTTAAGAATGAATCACTAATGAAATAAAAGAATTGGAAATCGGgtggaaacaaaaaataaagTGAAGTTAGTATTGTGGTTGCGCTCCGCCTGTGTCGATTAAGGTCCGTTGTGGCCCTGCTGATCAAGTTTGAACTGTACTATACATATGTTGAGAGTAAGAGGTTGTTGAAACTGGTAAAGCCTAGTACCTTAGGGCACGATTGCAGATTGAATTGGTCCTGTTTCCTATTTGTGTGCTAGTCAGGCTCGGGGAGATACCGGTGGGGACTAGCATTCGAGGGTCGCAGGAGTTTGCAACTGCCATCGTTCTCTAAGGGGACTGTTTGCTATATGCGGCTCGACGGGGCATGCATATATCGTGtgtataggtccaccttgcaaggttataaaTCTAATTGATTTGCCACCGCTCTcggttaagagaaccttgatcactgcgtcacatcgtagtaa is a genomic window containing:
- the LOC117838713 gene encoding uncharacterized protein — protein: MLSGVKLVPREQIVSGRKGGSDSDSSDGKRREKRSKRERDKKKDRRRSRRRRRYSSEEESGSDTDDSIGEEEEEEVSRSKRRGKHRKRRHNFSDDDSESSESDRGRARGKGKQSGDDEDEEEDTGGEGLRASEVVRREMGLEWMLKSASSSRTEGSSVRKADNDEKDEAAHEEIARPNPKELNPYLKDNGPGYPEESTPPNAGNQLLASSVVGDGGASWRLKALKRAKEQAAREGRKLDEVVEERWGSLGNLAVSVSSSSSRAAHSHAHLHAIRGRKSGNADNSEERAKGNPEGRQAGDSGRREYLRDVSSQHHSMRKPKPDFVPWKRRRHNISSEDQELISSAVASLNKFSDDGSFMEKISDLNKNKNDSTAGACADEQRDREQKHFKESSEKAPLMGTQKLNANQLAAKILQLRLKGKNEEAEQLSREMEALLENQDTVPDEPCHGKGRSSIRDTLKPSAADRRRREENADLHLANKIMHNKQYSMSKSIEDEYDFGDAPSKKGKRKNKEAHEERRSTNRQMLTQKERCLYCFENPSRPKHLVVAIGNFTYLMLPQFEPVVPGHCILLPLQHESATRTVDQNVWGEIRNFKKCLLKMFAQQDKDVVFMETVISLARQRRHCMIECIPVPCDVSSNAPMYFKKAIDEAEEEWTQHEMKKVIPTSASRNLRQAIPENFAYFHVEFGLDRGFVHVIDDESKFSAGFGLNVIRGMLQLPEEDMHRRRRHESMDNQKQAVASFMKDWEPFDWTKQLD
- the LOC140220101 gene encoding uncharacterized protein; translated protein: MGISWSLDYRIDRTPGRMAERLTTPWLVVLLRYLDGDEGSQSQGGNKRRLLLATTAREAHVYDPDSGTLRTVASIAGGGDSPNDSLRLVLYQESLVRFTGMKQGKGEIEFVKLEYN